The segment TCTACTCGTTACCGCTATTATTCTACTCAGCACGGCAGTTCTATGTGTTCCCGTTTTCAAAAAATTGGGAATAGGCTCCATCATAGGTTATGTCGTAGGAGGAATTTTAATCGGACCTCATGGGATCCGACTAGTGACCGGTGGAACCGAAATCATGCATTTCGCGGAATTCGGTGTGGTCCTTCTCCTTTTTTTGATCGGGTTGGAGCTCCGACCTCAAACACTTTGGGTGCTTAGAAAACCGGTTTTTGGAATGGGATTTTTCCAAGTAGCAGTCTCCTCGTTTTTGTTAGGAGGATTGATCGGTTATTTATTCCAGTTGGGATTTATTCCTTCGATTATTTTAGGGGTGAGTTTATCACTTTCTTCCACTGCTTTTGCTCTTCAGTCTTTAGCGGAAAAAAATCAACTTAATACTTCTTACGGAAGATCAGCATTTGCAATCTTACTTTTCCAAGATTTGGCAGTGATCCCGGTGATGGCAATTCTTCCTTTAGCGGCATTGGAACCTGGACAAACAGCTCATAGTGGATTCAATTTTTATAAATTAGGAACCGCAATTGCGGCTATTCTTTTGGTGGTATTAAGCGGACGTTTTTTGATGCGACCTCTTTTCAGAATGATCGCAGCTACAGGGAACCACGAAATTTTCGTGGCTCTTTCTTTGGTGCTGGTCCTAGGAGTTTCTTTTGCAATGGAGAAGGTAGGCTTGTCCATGGCACTCGGTTCCTTTTTAGGAGGAGTGCTACTCGCAGATTCAGAATACAGACATGAATTAGAAGCAAACTTGGAACCTTTTAAAGGATTACTATTAGGGCTATTTTTCCTTGCGGTTGGAATGTCTATGAACCTGGAAATTCTAATCAATCATCCGTTCCTAATTTTTGGACTTGCATTCGGTTTGATGTCCGTCAAAGGAATTGTTCTTTTTGTTTTAGGGAAGATTGCGAAACTTACTTCCGATTCTTCTTCCAATCTTGCGGTTAGCATTTCCCAAGGTGGAGAATTTGCGTTTGTGATCCTAAATGTTGCCGCTCAGCTCAGTGTTCTATCAAAAGAAACCACCGACTATTCTATCGTGATCGTTACCGCTTCTATGATACTCACTCCTTTTATAGGGATCATTAAGGAGAAGGTAATAGATCCTTATTTACACGAAGAAGAAGAGAGGCCTGCAGATCCTATTTATGAAAAGAACCGAGTGATCATTGCAGGTTTCGGAAGGGTGGGACAGATCATCTCCAGGATGTTATATCTGCATAAGATTAGATTCACTGCTTTAGAACATAATGCCGACCAGGTAAATGCTGCCAGAAAATTCGGACATAAGATCTACTATGGAGATGCAAGTAGGCTGGATCTATTAACTGCGGCAGGTGCAGCTCACGCTGAGATACTTGTGCTTGCGATCCAAGACGCAGAGTTATCTGTAAAGATCGCCAAGATGGCTAAAGAGAATTTTCCAAACTTAAGGATTATCGCGAGAGCAAGAAACAGATCTCATTATTTCGATCTGATGGAACTGGGAATTGAAACGATACGAAGAGATACGTTTTCTTCTTCCCTTGAGCTTGCGGAAGAAACTTTAAAAGATCTGGGATTTTTACCTTCAGAGGTAAAATATTTTATCCAAAAGTTCAGAGATTATGATGAAGGAATGGTCAAAGATCAATTCAAACTCAGACATAACGAAAAAGAACTGATCGCTTATTCTAAAAATGCTGTCCGTCAATTGGAAGAAGCTTTTGCCGCGGATATGCTCCAAAAAGAAGCTTCTTAAGGACAAGGATCGCGATAAGCGTCCAAACTTTGGTTTTTCAAAAAACCGGATAAATGATATGAGATCGACTGAGAACAGAAATCGTTCTTGGTCGTTCCATTCTCCACGTATTCTATCTGAAAAACCGCAGATCCTTTGTTTGGAAATGCTTCTTCTAAATTACACCATCCATCATCATAACAACTTTCCGTCACAGCCCAATCGAAGTTTCCGATCAGATCCGGAATTTGGTCTGGATCATTTTTTAATCCGGCAGACATTCCTCTAAAATGAGCTAGATCACTGATCCAACGATTGAATCTAATTTGATCATCGGCACTCAAAGGAAAACCCGTATCGTTTTGATAACCATCTAGATTATCAGGATCTATCCCATCGCAACCTTTTGCCTTTGCCTTATCGAAACGTGCAGAAAGTATCGGACTTAAAAGATCAATACGTCTGATATCCAACCATTGCTCATCCGGATAACCACTATAAACATTTCCTAATACTTCGGGTGGGAAATCAGAAGCATCCGACCTGTAATTTTCGTAGGAACCCACATCAATATAGCAGATTACTTTTTTTCCAGACGTATGCAATCTTTGGATTACAGTCGGGTCCGAATCAGTAAGATCTGAATCTATATCGAATACTTGTGCATCGACAGACTCATCCAAGGTATCTGTAAATTGGATCTGGAATGTTGTTCCAGGAGCAGGGATCCAAACTCTTGTTAAAAGAAATACTAAGATAGAATTTTTATCTCCATTCGAATGATGTTTGCAGGAACTCAAACAAAAGGAAAAGATAAGAAGTAAGCTATAAAAGATCCGAAAAGAGAACATCATTACAACCGGATATTCCGGCTATAATGATTAGAAGATAAGATCTCGGAAATTACTCCAAGAATTTAATATCGCAAATTTAAAAAATGATCAAAGATCATCCGCAGGATTAGAAGTCGCAGGTTTTTTAATGCCTACCAATAAGCTGGAAAACTCGGAGGCCTTCCATACACCTTTTGCATTTCTCTTTACGGTAACAGGCCTTGGAGTGTCAGCCCCCGAAGAAGGAAGAAATAATTTTTTCTGCCCGGACTCTTCCGTTCCACTGAAACGATTTGAGGTTAGTGTAAAATTATAAGGAGGGTTAGAAGGTTTATAACCATTTTGGAAAGAAGAACCTGGAAGATAAGAACCGATCAAGTAAGGATGTTGTTCTAACTGCCTTTTTACTAAATCGATCGTGTTCCGGTTGATATTAAAACCTTTATATCCATTAGGAGAAGTATCCGAGATCAGAGAGTTAGCGTCCAAAGAAATGATCAATGCCTTCTTACCTTCTTCCGCATTTTTGGAATAAATAGAAAGAGCGGCCAAAAGAACGATAACAGCTCCTTGCGGATTGATTGCATTCGCATCTCGAAACGATTCGAAAGAAGAAAAATCAGCAGGCCAAGAATTTGCAGTTACGGTATAGGTCTCGTTTTGAGCGGATAAGGTCGCCGCAAACAAAAGAATCAAAAGAATAGAAACGTATTTTGGAATTCGATCCATAATTTTCCACCGGTCCAAAGAGTGAGGTCAGATTTAGAACCGAAGTAAAAACAAGTCCAGAAAAAACTTTCTGACAAAAGTTGAATTTGAGTCCGATTTGTTAGTAAGTTAGAGACTCGTTTTTTTGATTTTTACAACCAATCCCTCTTATTCCAATTCTTCGCAACTTAAGTAAGCATCTAACTTATTGTTCTCTATATATTTATAAAAATCAACTAAACCACTCCAATCGATTTCACATTTATGAGAAGGCTTACGTTGGGATTCAGTTGAGATCAGAATCAGAATTTTTTCTTTTCGAGGGGACTCACCTTGACTTTCAAAGGAAATCTGGGGAGAACAAGGAAGATTTTTGAGACTACAATCTAAATCCTCGAATTTACTCCCTTTCCAAGTAAGCGTAATTCCAGCATCTTCATTTACTGCGATTATCGAGTATTTTTCCATTAGTTCATGGATCGTTTTATTATGAAGAGCGGGGTTGTAATCTGAATCAGTAAAATTTTTGCGATGAGCCCATCCTGTTTCGGATCCATTCACATTCTTTACTAGAATGAAACCTTCAGGGTCGGAAAATTTTCGAGTAACGTTCTTAACTACGACCAAGTCACTGTAACGTAGCTTAGCTAAAATCTTAGAATTAGAATCAGGCTTTTCATATAGATTGACTCCAGAGTAATTCAGCACATAAATATTTTGATTATAAGGAAGATTTAAAGCTAACAAATAAACTACTCGATCATTAAATAAACATTTTACATCCAGTGAAAATTTCTTTGTACTTTGGAATTCCCCATTAAGATCTGTTAAAATTGTTATTCTTGACCCTTCTGGAATCGAATCTAATTGATATTCCCCGTTCTCATTAACATACCCAGTTGACCTTTCAGTAAAAAAAATCGGACAAGAATCATTTTTTCTACAATCCCCCTTTAATAGAGAGCATTGAATTGCGGGTAAAAGAGCGAAAAAGACAATTTTGAGAATCAATAATAAACGGTATCTCATAGCGAATAAATGAAATATGCTGTTGCCATAGTCATTATTTTTACGACCGTCAGACAAAATATTTTAGATTAAGGAGGAAATTTGCGGGCAGAGGGACTCGAACCCTCACTAGAAGCTTGGAAGGCTACGGTGCTAGCCATTACACCATGCCCGCTAGATAAAAGTCAGTTTTTGGTTGGTGGACGAGATGTCAATCGAAAAGAATGTTTTTTAAGTATGTGGGAATCTGAACTTCAAAATTGGGAAAATATCCTTCCGGCGTTTAAGGCCTATCGGGATGAATTCCGTAATATCTATCATCTCAGAAATATTGGAAGTGTCTTGCATTGGGATATGGAAATCGGCATCCCAAGCGATGGCTTAAGTGAAAGAGGAGACCAACTTAGTTTTCTTTCCGGACTCGCTCATAAATCTTTTATTGGAGATTCATTTCGTAGTTTAGCGGAAAAAGCCAGGGAAGAAAATTCTCGTTCTGATGCTCCAGGTAAATCTCTTAGAGAAAGAGAACTATATTTATTATTCAAAGATTTGGACCGTTCTTCTTGTTTACCGATCTCTTGGGTGGAAGAATTTTCCAAGGTCACAAGCCAGGCTCATTCTATTTGGGTAGATGCAAGAAAGAAGAATGATATTTCTTCTTTTCTTCCTATCTTACAAAAGATCGTGGATCTTGTTTTTCAAAAAGCCGACTATTTCGGTTTTTCAACGGAAGCGTATGACGCTCTTTTAGATGAATATGAACCGGAGGCGAAAGCTGCAGATCTAGAAGTTCTATTTGCAGATCTTAGAAAATCCTTAGTCCCCTTGATCGCAAAAGCAAAGGATGCTACGTTCCCATTTCAGGGAAATTTTCCGATCGATTCACAAATTCCTTTTAATACAAATCTTCCGGTTCTTTTGGGTCTGCCTGAGTCCGGATTTCGTTTAGATTCCAGTGCGCATCCATTTTCCACCTCTTTAGGTTCTTTCGATAAAAGGATCACGACACGTTATGAAGAATCTGATCCTCTTTCTTCTGTGTATTCGGTTTTACATGAGACCGGACATGCCTTATATGAAGCGGGAATTTCTTTGCTGCCAGGAGGTCCTTCTCCTTTAAAAGATTCCGTTTCTTTGGGTGTTCATGAATCTCAAAGTCGCCTTTGGGAAAACCAAGTGGGAAGGTCCAAAGAATTTTGGGAAGGTATCTATCCTTTATTTCTGAAAAACTTAGGAATTTCGGAAGCTTCTCTACCTTTTTCTAAACTTTATTTTTTCGTGAACAAATCCAAACCTTCTTTGATCCGAGTAGAAGCGGACCAAATTACTTACAATCTTCATGTAATCCTAAGATTCCAAATAGAGAGAGCGATCTTCAAAAAGGAACTCGCATTAAAAGATCTTTCTGGTGCTTGGAAAGATGGAATGAAATCCTTACTAGGCGTGGATGTTCCGGATGATTCCAAAGGTTTTTTACAAGATGTTCATTGGAGCGGAGGAGCCTTCGGTTATTTTCCTACTTACTCTTTGGGAAATATTTATGCGGCCCAACTTTATTCCGCCTTTTTGAAACAGAATCCTAAGTTTCCGGAAGAATTGAAAAACAGAGAAACTTCTTCTCTCCTCGAATGGCTTAGAAAACATGTTCACAGCAAGGGAAGAAGTTTGGAAGCAAAGGAACTGGTCCGTCAAGCAACCGGAGAAGAACCGAATTCCAAATACTTGGTAGAATATTTGGACTCTAAGATCAAGGAACAGGAAGCAGTATGAGCGGAGAAGATCAGGAAGAATTAACTCTAAAGTCCTTCGAAGAATTGTCCTACTTTGATAATTTAGCACTGTTTTATTTATGCAACGAAACTCCTCCTCAAACCTTAGCACTTGCATTCTTGGTGGGAGATAAAAAAGTTTGCGGCTCCATGTTGGGAGTTATGGATGCAAAGCGTAGGGCCTTTGTTCATGAATTGATGTCCAAACAAAACGAAGCTCCGGACGAAAAGAAACATGCTGCGGCACAAGGATTACTCATCATAGCAGATGGGTTGATCAGCAGAAATCTGATCCGCAAACAGGGAAAATTCTATTTCGGAACAGAGAGAGGTTAATCTTTCTATTTAAGTGATCTATTATCTAGGCGCATAATAGATCACTGCGACTCCGAACAACGCAATCAAAGATCCAATAATATCGTATCTGTCCGGTTGAAATCCATCCATCTTCCAAGCCCATAATAACGACATTACGATAAAAAATCCCCCATACGTTGCATATACTCTTCCAAACGAAGACGATTGTAAAGCTGCAACAATTCCATACAAGGCCAAGATCAGTCCACCTACAATCAGATAGATTACTGATTTAGATTCTTTGTACCAAAGCCATACAAGATATCCACCGCCGATTTCACAAAGACCGGCAAATAGAAAGATCATTACCGATTTAAAATATTCCATTATGATTTCCTTTTTTTAAGAGCCGGCTTTTTAACAAAATTCATACTTCCTATGATCATTTCTTTTTCTTTTTTACTTTTCGGGAGTTTCAAACTTTGTTCCAGAAATTCTTGGATCGGCTCTGTATCGATCTCTTTTAAAGAAAAATATTCCAAGTAACGGATTTGTTTTGTATCTCCTAATAATATCTTTTCTGGGTCTTTGAGCAAAACTCCCCACTCAAAGATCAAACGAACAGTCTCTTCAAAAGGAAATATACCACATATATAGCCTGAGTTTTTATCTCTAAAGCCGATCGCCTTCCAAACAGGATAACCTCTTTCTTCGAAGTCAGGAAAGCTCGTTTTGATCTTGTTTCTAAGAGAATTTACAATCTCCAAAATACTTTTCGTATGAGGTTTTAAGATCTCTGAAATAATCTCATAGTTATCTTTAGTCTGTTTAGGCTTTTTGGAAACCATAGAATTTCCATAAGTAATCCCGAAACGAGGGACTGAAATTCCAATTTAGAAAGTGAGAAAAAAATAGAAAAAGAAAATCGATCCGAACCAAATCAAAATATGA is part of the Leptospira neocaledonica genome and harbors:
- a CDS encoding monovalent cation:proton antiporter-2 (CPA2) family protein; this translates as MEEKSLLVTAIILLSTAVLCVPVFKKLGIGSIIGYVVGGILIGPHGIRLVTGGTEIMHFAEFGVVLLLFLIGLELRPQTLWVLRKPVFGMGFFQVAVSSFLLGGLIGYLFQLGFIPSIILGVSLSLSSTAFALQSLAEKNQLNTSYGRSAFAILLFQDLAVIPVMAILPLAALEPGQTAHSGFNFYKLGTAIAAILLVVLSGRFLMRPLFRMIAATGNHEIFVALSLVLVLGVSFAMEKVGLSMALGSFLGGVLLADSEYRHELEANLEPFKGLLLGLFFLAVGMSMNLEILINHPFLIFGLAFGLMSVKGIVLFVLGKIAKLTSDSSSNLAVSISQGGEFAFVILNVAAQLSVLSKETTDYSIVIVTASMILTPFIGIIKEKVIDPYLHEEEERPADPIYEKNRVIIAGFGRVGQIISRMLYLHKIRFTALEHNADQVNAARKFGHKIYYGDASRLDLLTAAGAAHAEILVLAIQDAELSVKIAKMAKENFPNLRIIARARNRSHYFDLMELGIETIRRDTFSSSLELAEETLKDLGFLPSEVKYFIQKFRDYDEGMVKDQFKLRHNEKELIAYSKNAVRQLEEAFAADMLQKEAS
- a CDS encoding endo alpha-1,4 polygalactosaminidase, translating into MMFSFRIFYSLLLIFSFCLSSCKHHSNGDKNSILVFLLTRVWIPAPGTTFQIQFTDTLDESVDAQVFDIDSDLTDSDPTVIQRLHTSGKKVICYIDVGSYENYRSDASDFPPEVLGNVYSGYPDEQWLDIRRIDLLSPILSARFDKAKAKGCDGIDPDNLDGYQNDTGFPLSADDQIRFNRWISDLAHFRGMSAGLKNDPDQIPDLIGNFDWAVTESCYDDGWCNLEEAFPNKGSAVFQIEYVENGTTKNDFCSQSISYHLSGFLKNQSLDAYRDPCP
- a CDS encoding DUF6935 domain-containing protein, whose translation is MDRIPKYVSILLILLFAATLSAQNETYTVTANSWPADFSSFESFRDANAINPQGAVIVLLAALSIYSKNAEEGKKALIISLDANSLISDTSPNGYKGFNINRNTIDLVKRQLEQHPYLIGSYLPGSSFQNGYKPSNPPYNFTLTSNRFSGTEESGQKKLFLPSSGADTPRPVTVKRNAKGVWKASEFSSLLVGIKKPATSNPADDL
- a CDS encoding SH3 domain-containing protein, translating into MLNYSGVNLYEKPDSNSKILAKLRYSDLVVVKNVTRKFSDPEGFILVKNVNGSETGWAHRKNFTDSDYNPALHNKTIHELMEKYSIIAVNEDAGITLTWKGSKFEDLDCSLKNLPCSPQISFESQGESPRKEKILILISTESQRKPSHKCEIDWSGLVDFYKYIENNKLDAYLSCEELE
- a CDS encoding carboxypeptidase M32, producing MWESELQNWENILPAFKAYRDEFRNIYHLRNIGSVLHWDMEIGIPSDGLSERGDQLSFLSGLAHKSFIGDSFRSLAEKAREENSRSDAPGKSLRERELYLLFKDLDRSSCLPISWVEEFSKVTSQAHSIWVDARKKNDISSFLPILQKIVDLVFQKADYFGFSTEAYDALLDEYEPEAKAADLEVLFADLRKSLVPLIAKAKDATFPFQGNFPIDSQIPFNTNLPVLLGLPESGFRLDSSAHPFSTSLGSFDKRITTRYEESDPLSSVYSVLHETGHALYEAGISLLPGGPSPLKDSVSLGVHESQSRLWENQVGRSKEFWEGIYPLFLKNLGISEASLPFSKLYFFVNKSKPSLIRVEADQITYNLHVILRFQIERAIFKKELALKDLSGAWKDGMKSLLGVDVPDDSKGFLQDVHWSGGAFGYFPTYSLGNIYAAQLYSAFLKQNPKFPEELKNRETSSLLEWLRKHVHSKGRSLEAKELVRQATGEEPNSKYLVEYLDSKIKEQEAV
- a CDS encoding YnfA family protein, producing MEYFKSVMIFLFAGLCEIGGGYLVWLWYKESKSVIYLIVGGLILALYGIVAALQSSSFGRVYATYGGFFIVMSLLWAWKMDGFQPDRYDIIGSLIALFGVAVIYYAPR
- a CDS encoding DUF1801 domain-containing protein; the encoded protein is MVSKKPKQTKDNYEIISEILKPHTKSILEIVNSLRNKIKTSFPDFEERGYPVWKAIGFRDKNSGYICGIFPFEETVRLIFEWGVLLKDPEKILLGDTKQIRYLEYFSLKEIDTEPIQEFLEQSLKLPKSKKEKEMIIGSMNFVKKPALKKRKS